From a single Pseudomonas triticicola genomic region:
- a CDS encoding glycosyltransferase, producing MPVNYPKVAVLLAAYNGEQWIEEQLASILRQSAVELTVYISIDPSSDGTEALCCAICAEHPSVIVLPAAGVFGGASRNFFRLIRDVDFDCFDFVAFADQDDVWHSNKLQRALQAIETHRADAYSSNVTAFWPDGRTHLLDKAQPQVEWDFLFEAAGPGCTYVMSRKLVDSLKASMLSHWQLLQNVSLHDWYCYAFARSKGFRWYIDPVPSMDYRQHERNQVGANKGLSSLIDRYRTIHDGWWFNQVRLIARLVGLGSDSFVRTWLSFRRLQLLTLSFSAWRCRRRLRDKVFFFFVCWMTALIGRKTK from the coding sequence ATGCCAGTAAATTATCCCAAGGTCGCGGTTTTACTGGCGGCCTACAATGGTGAGCAGTGGATCGAAGAGCAGTTGGCCTCGATCCTTCGCCAGTCGGCAGTTGAGTTGACGGTCTACATCAGCATCGATCCTTCCTCCGATGGCACTGAAGCTCTGTGCTGCGCTATTTGCGCTGAGCACCCAAGTGTTATTGTGCTGCCGGCCGCCGGCGTATTTGGCGGTGCTTCTCGTAACTTCTTTCGCCTTATTCGTGATGTAGACTTTGACTGTTTTGACTTCGTCGCTTTTGCAGACCAAGATGATGTCTGGCACTCGAACAAGCTTCAGCGCGCCCTTCAAGCAATCGAGACGCATCGTGCAGACGCTTATTCGAGTAACGTGACGGCCTTCTGGCCGGATGGCAGGACTCACTTGCTGGACAAGGCACAGCCTCAGGTCGAATGGGATTTTTTGTTCGAGGCGGCGGGGCCGGGCTGCACCTATGTAATGAGCAGAAAGCTTGTCGATAGCCTGAAGGCTTCGATGCTGTCGCATTGGCAGCTATTACAAAATGTGAGTCTGCATGATTGGTACTGTTACGCGTTTGCTCGGAGCAAAGGCTTTCGCTGGTACATAGACCCAGTCCCGTCTATGGATTATCGCCAGCATGAGCGTAACCAGGTGGGGGCCAACAAGGGGTTGAGTTCGTTGATTGACCGCTACAGAACCATTCATGACGGTTGGTGGTTTAATCAGGTTCGATTGATAGCTCGGTTAGTTGGGCTTGGCAGTGATTCCTTTGTAAGGACATGGTTGAGCTTTCGTCGTCTCCAGTTGTTGACGCTCTCCTTCAGCGCCTGGCGTTGTCGGCGTCGTTTGCGCGATAAAGTTTTTTTCTTTTTTGTCTGCTGGATGACTGCTTTGATAGGACGGAAAACCAAATGA
- a CDS encoding UDP-glucose 4-epimerase family protein, which yields MTAPKVLVTGASGFVGEAVVLKLLVDKKFSPIAAVRGASRLHGLCPAVAFDLTHTVLPDLGDVQVVIHAAARVHVMNETCVDALIEFRKVNVEGTLRLARHAVQSGVKRFIFISSIKVNGESTIVGQPFTADDQPRPLDPYAISKFEAEEALMQIGQSTGMEVVIIRPPLVYGPGVKANFLSLLSLANTGIPLPLGAIRNQRSLVAIGNLVSFVVTCIDHPRAVNQRFLVSDGQDLSTTQLLQRLSKALGKRVWLLPIPERLLKLAAFILGKQAVVQRLCGSLQLDIAKNRELLAWVPPVRMHLAMRRTASHFLEKQT from the coding sequence ATGACTGCCCCCAAGGTGCTAGTGACAGGGGCGAGCGGCTTTGTTGGTGAGGCCGTGGTGTTAAAATTATTGGTTGATAAGAAGTTTTCGCCAATTGCGGCTGTTCGTGGTGCCAGCCGATTGCACGGGTTATGTCCTGCGGTAGCCTTTGACTTGACACACACCGTACTGCCAGATCTTGGCGACGTTCAGGTAGTTATTCATGCTGCAGCCCGCGTTCATGTCATGAATGAAACGTGCGTGGATGCCTTGATCGAATTTCGAAAGGTCAACGTTGAAGGGACCCTTAGACTTGCAAGGCATGCTGTGCAATCGGGCGTTAAGCGCTTCATTTTCATAAGCTCAATCAAGGTTAATGGCGAGAGCACAATCGTTGGGCAGCCTTTCACGGCCGATGATCAACCGAGACCACTGGATCCTTACGCAATATCCAAGTTCGAAGCGGAAGAAGCCCTAATGCAAATTGGCCAGAGCACAGGAATGGAGGTTGTGATCATCCGTCCTCCACTCGTTTATGGTCCCGGCGTAAAAGCCAATTTTTTGAGTTTGCTGAGTCTGGCAAATACGGGAATTCCGCTACCGTTGGGGGCAATTCGAAATCAGCGAAGTCTCGTGGCGATTGGCAATCTGGTTAGTTTTGTTGTCACTTGTATTGATCATCCTCGCGCCGTTAATCAGAGATTTCTGGTCAGTGATGGGCAGGACTTGTCGACGACACAACTGTTGCAGCGGTTATCGAAGGCACTAGGTAAACGCGTTTGGCTCCTGCCGATACCGGAACGGTTATTGAAACTGGCAGCGTTCATCTTGGGCAAGCAAGCGGTTGTCCAGAGGCTTTGTGGTTCATTGCAACTTGATATCGCCAAAAATCGAGAATTACTGGCATGGGTGCCCCCGGTGCGTATGCATCTTGCCATGCGCCGGACCGCTAGCCATTTTTTGGAAAAACAGACGTAA
- a CDS encoding MraY family glycosyltransferase, with protein sequence MKSWWFLLLVFAMSWGLTFFLRRYALAKSLMDIPNERSSHTIPTPRGGGVAIVISFLLALPVISGLDLLSHSVLYGVFGAGLFVAIIGFADDHGHIAARWRLLGHFTAAAWVLYWLSGLPPIGFLGFTVDLGWFGNTLAVVYLVWMLNLYNFMDGINGLASIEAISACVGMCLIYWCLGRVELIWLPLILATAVAGFMYWNFPRARIFMGDAGSGFIGIVLGGMALQAAHISIELFWSWLILLGVFIVDATWTLIRRLVQGEKLYQAHRSHGYQKAALRWGHQRVTWMVAILNIGVLLPVAALVATGVFDGMLSILVTYACLSYLAYMAKAGIK encoded by the coding sequence ATGAAAAGTTGGTGGTTTTTACTCCTGGTATTTGCAATGTCCTGGGGGCTGACTTTTTTCTTGCGTCGTTATGCGCTGGCGAAGAGTTTGATGGATATACCAAACGAGCGCAGTTCCCACACGATACCAACGCCACGTGGAGGAGGAGTCGCCATTGTGATCTCCTTTCTATTGGCTCTACCTGTTATCAGCGGTCTTGATTTGTTGAGCCACTCTGTTCTTTACGGGGTATTTGGCGCAGGCCTGTTCGTGGCCATCATTGGATTTGCTGATGATCATGGACATATCGCCGCAAGGTGGCGACTGCTTGGACATTTCACTGCCGCTGCATGGGTGCTCTACTGGCTAAGCGGGCTGCCGCCGATCGGTTTTTTGGGGTTTACGGTAGATTTGGGCTGGTTCGGTAATACTTTAGCGGTGGTATATCTTGTCTGGATGCTGAATCTATACAACTTCATGGACGGAATTAACGGATTGGCGAGTATCGAAGCTATCAGTGCCTGCGTGGGGATGTGTCTGATTTATTGGTGCCTCGGGCGTGTTGAACTGATTTGGCTGCCGTTGATTCTGGCGACTGCAGTGGCGGGGTTCATGTACTGGAACTTTCCACGTGCGCGGATCTTTATGGGTGATGCGGGAAGTGGGTTTATCGGAATAGTTCTAGGTGGAATGGCGCTACAGGCAGCGCATATTTCGATCGAGTTGTTTTGGAGTTGGCTCATTCTCCTCGGTGTTTTTATTGTTGACGCCACCTGGACGCTGATCCGGCGCTTGGTACAAGGCGAGAAGTTGTATCAAGCACATCGTAGTCACGGATATCAAAAAGCCGCTCTCCGATGGGGGCACCAGCGAGTGACCTGGATGGTGGCAATCCTGAATATTGGTGTTTTGCTTCCGGTGGCAGCATTGGTGGCCACAGGTGTGTTCGATGGCATGCTCTCAATATTGGTGACTTATGCCTGCCTCTCGTACCTGGCGTATATGGCGAAAGCAGGTATTAAGTAG
- a CDS encoding ABC transporter permease, with protein MNPHARRSITLRGLLGSLWRNKRLISQMTKREVVGRYKGSAMGLAWSFFNPIVMLAVYTYVFSEIFKTRWVGTAADESKAQFALILFVGMIVQGLFAEVFNKSPGLIISNVNYVKKVVFPLEILPVITLGAALFHSLVSFLVLIMALFIFKGSVHWTAIFMPVVIFPLIVMIMGFSWFLASLGVFARDIGQFTAIITTVLTFLSPVFYPVSAVPEAFRPFMMANPLTFIIEQAREVLIWGHLPDWTGLSVYMLTATVFAWAGFAWFQKTRKGFADVL; from the coding sequence ATTAATCCACACGCTAGAAGGTCAATTACGTTAAGAGGGCTTCTCGGGAGTTTGTGGCGAAATAAGCGATTGATTTCGCAGATGACAAAAAGAGAAGTCGTCGGACGATATAAAGGATCCGCTATGGGCTTGGCGTGGTCGTTTTTTAATCCGATCGTTATGCTCGCTGTGTACACCTATGTTTTCTCTGAAATATTTAAAACCCGCTGGGTAGGGACCGCTGCGGACGAAAGCAAGGCGCAATTTGCGTTGATTCTGTTTGTCGGTATGATCGTGCAAGGACTTTTTGCAGAGGTTTTCAACAAATCGCCGGGTTTGATCATTTCTAATGTTAATTACGTTAAGAAAGTTGTTTTTCCTTTGGAGATTCTCCCAGTAATCACGTTGGGAGCGGCACTGTTCCATAGTTTGGTAAGTTTTCTGGTTCTGATAATGGCGCTTTTCATTTTCAAAGGATCGGTGCACTGGACAGCTATCTTCATGCCAGTTGTAATCTTTCCGTTGATTGTCATGATCATGGGTTTTTCGTGGTTTCTGGCGTCGCTCGGTGTTTTTGCTCGCGACATAGGACAGTTCACCGCGATTATCACCACGGTACTCACATTCCTGTCTCCGGTTTTTTACCCTGTCTCCGCCGTTCCAGAGGCTTTCCGCCCATTCATGATGGCAAACCCCCTGACGTTCATCATTGAACAGGCGAGGGAGGTGCTCATATGGGGCCATTTGCCTGACTGGACAGGCCTGTCTGTATATATGTTGACGGCTACAGTTTTTGCTTGGGCAGGTTTTGCCTGGTTTCAGAAAACACGAAAAGGTTTTGCCGATGTCCTCTGA
- a CDS encoding ATP-binding cassette domain-containing protein → MSSDQIAIRVTNVNKRYEIYGAPLDRLKQFVLPRVRSREQNGERRKYFDEFWALKDVSFEIKRGETIGVIGRNGSGKSTLLQMICGTLTPTSGEIETRGRIAALLELGSGFNPEFTGRENVYMNAAILGLTKEEIDEKFHDIESFADIGHFLDQPVKTYSSGMVARLAFSVAVQVDPDILVVDEALSVGDMAFQEKSFTRMKKIRDAGTSILFVSHSTSAIRNFCDRAIWLDRGVVRSIGERQSVCDLYQTEMESEIRKENNTPTAALNQPLAAPFVPRAKTISIVSVSIDKPSYKMGEDIRVDVKLAFSDVVPTYGIGLIIYDANEKVVTILSSLRDDLFFSSAKPGVSLVIRNNNFVPGSYRATLSVSDEQGMFSYDKLESCFKFEVDMERSSRGLAKVDGMLRSDHEWIDNSGWSLNEGEALWVRPGLPSRTGDKVPLLVLLRVRNEELILKDTLDHLSTFADYICVYEDASTDSTREILKSCEKVVLIVENNHWQSGIDNRLLSETRHRGMLLDFARLHFDFQWCMCCDADERYIGPIREYVTASPEMKPEAVRIQLFDAYMTPGDDAPYLPGTPLLNFRRYFGVERRDILMLWQNNDTVKFQGLDAREPVVSGVTDVNFYCQHYGKSLSYEHWDATCDYYSANFPWIPYGEKWSKRKGHALHDLSDFGRELHQWCVTLFENSIKIN, encoded by the coding sequence ATGTCCTCTGATCAAATTGCAATACGCGTGACGAATGTCAATAAACGCTATGAGATTTATGGCGCGCCATTGGATCGGCTAAAGCAATTTGTTTTGCCTCGTGTTCGGTCTCGTGAGCAGAATGGGGAGCGCCGCAAATACTTTGATGAATTTTGGGCGTTGAAGGATGTCTCCTTCGAGATAAAACGCGGCGAAACCATTGGTGTTATCGGTCGTAACGGTAGTGGCAAGTCTACACTTTTACAAATGATCTGCGGGACCCTGACTCCAACAAGTGGAGAAATTGAAACCCGTGGCAGAATTGCTGCATTGCTTGAATTGGGCTCTGGATTTAATCCCGAATTCACCGGACGTGAAAACGTCTATATGAATGCAGCAATCCTGGGTCTCACGAAAGAAGAAATCGACGAGAAGTTCCACGATATCGAATCATTTGCTGATATAGGGCATTTCCTCGATCAGCCTGTAAAGACATATTCAAGTGGTATGGTCGCAAGGCTGGCGTTTTCGGTAGCGGTACAAGTGGATCCCGATATTCTAGTGGTTGACGAGGCGCTAAGCGTCGGCGACATGGCTTTTCAGGAGAAGTCCTTCACACGAATGAAGAAAATTCGCGATGCTGGAACGTCGATTCTGTTCGTGTCGCACTCAACATCAGCCATTCGAAATTTCTGCGATCGCGCTATTTGGCTCGACAGAGGTGTGGTGCGGTCAATTGGTGAGCGTCAAAGCGTTTGCGACCTGTATCAAACGGAAATGGAATCGGAAATACGCAAGGAAAACAACACGCCAACAGCGGCTCTTAACCAACCACTCGCCGCACCGTTCGTGCCGAGAGCCAAAACGATATCTATCGTTTCAGTCTCAATCGATAAACCTTCCTACAAGATGGGAGAAGACATACGGGTTGACGTGAAGCTGGCGTTCTCGGATGTAGTTCCGACTTACGGCATTGGATTGATCATTTATGATGCAAACGAGAAAGTGGTTACGATTCTCAGCAGCCTGAGAGATGACCTGTTTTTCTCCTCGGCTAAACCCGGTGTTTCTCTAGTCATTAGAAATAATAATTTTGTACCTGGTTCATACAGAGCCACCCTCTCTGTCTCTGATGAGCAGGGTATGTTTTCTTACGATAAGCTCGAGTCATGCTTCAAGTTCGAAGTCGATATGGAACGTAGTTCGCGTGGCCTTGCGAAAGTTGATGGCATGCTCAGGTCTGACCATGAATGGATTGATAATTCCGGCTGGAGCCTGAATGAGGGTGAGGCCCTCTGGGTGCGTCCGGGTCTACCCTCCAGGACTGGTGACAAGGTTCCTCTACTAGTATTGCTGAGGGTGCGTAATGAGGAGCTTATTCTAAAAGATACGCTCGACCATCTTTCGACGTTTGCTGACTATATCTGTGTATACGAAGATGCCAGTACGGATAGTACTCGCGAGATACTGAAATCTTGCGAGAAAGTCGTGCTCATTGTAGAAAACAACCACTGGCAATCTGGGATTGATAATCGCCTTCTATCTGAAACCCGGCATCGTGGGATGCTTCTGGATTTTGCTCGTCTACACTTTGATTTTCAATGGTGCATGTGTTGCGACGCTGATGAACGCTATATCGGTCCCATCCGTGAGTATGTGACTGCGTCTCCGGAAATGAAGCCGGAAGCGGTCAGGATACAACTATTCGACGCTTATATGACCCCGGGAGATGATGCGCCTTACTTGCCGGGAACACCGCTGTTGAACTTTCGGCGGTACTTCGGTGTGGAACGACGAGATATCTTGATGCTGTGGCAGAACAACGACACTGTGAAGTTTCAGGGGTTGGATGCCAGGGAGCCGGTTGTTTCAGGTGTTACGGACGTCAACTTTTATTGCCAGCATTATGGCAAGAGTCTCTCGTATGAACATTGGGATGCAACGTGTGATTACTACAGTGCGAATTTTCCCTGGATACCTTACGGGGAGAAGTGGTCGAAACGGAAGGGGCATGCGCTCCATGATTTATCCGATTTTGGCCGCGAATTGCACCAGTGGTGCGTCACGTTGTTTGAAAACTCAATAAAGATTAATTGA
- a CDS encoding glycosyltransferase: MSQTEPNKKKALVACSRLVDFAGAEIATLEIATTLADLGFDVVLAALEVGGAIESELNAAGISYVDLSVTRLSNASFDFVWLTHYVVVYQLFARDRISAKSGFYSSLSHFEPLESPPVPSIFFSQYLVHSQENFEHFSQKYPQFVGRVSIFPNSSPEGYFQMPRRAISSTLESVCIVSNHAPDEVLELVGLLEARGIDVDIIGIQGTPERVTPEVLGRYSAVITIGKTVQYCLAGGVPVYCYDRFSGPGWITPAVVAQASERNFSGRCTPVKKSASQIVDELIIGYRSVLEQSEVLKNIANERYSLKNNVAKLIETFDRLPMCVTLSETEIEVLSKDSETFCSQRNVIRNYQEVVKNSELRLSLLAKSEHEKEIKMNEISKALADREAQIDLVTSTLADFEDKIARLTSVLGSREMDVESFNMILANREEKNVATSAAVTEVTDQIILDRYITQKESQISIFSKVLSEREAEVARLNQELSLLRQELKQSLESSKSNASSTDDRLAELERCLALSREELRAVLNSNSWKITSPVRRLATKFSLKIAYLKLLARNSVFVLRQEGVSAFVRRTGSFLVRRRQRKIASSALERFSRERDVLGANPAPLVSFVIPIYDRVDVLRVTVNSALAQTQQVFEVILVTDGSPAQTMAVVEEFRNNPLVRIFSFPTSSGNAVRGRNKGILEAKGKYIAFLDSDDIAAPDRLEVCLPILESGVDVVYGGWRALLDGSREIDGLVNGQEVYSPDCDLSMLEKVCVPCQSTVMVRREVLLNTGFLKHKMEYREDHELWLRLAYNGAKFKSVPHVLTDLRLHAGNNELNFKDNDGHWETLLKEEYRRKGPVPKKIAFLLAGLGISGGAAVVLKHVSLLIEEGHDAFVIDLGGYGDIQWFGNPAIRVYTINDIYQCGVDNIDMLFATFWTTVEWLEKIQAKRKLYLVQSDERLFYDDYLLKERVEQTYKKDIEYVGIAQWIVDFLRLEFGHSPVYLPNGLDPALFYPDSPLQEKNPTRLRVLIEGPISVPFKGMADAYAAVSGLDCDLWIVSSDGMPEPHWQHERFFQKVKQEDMRRIYSSCDILLKMSKIESFAYPPLEAMACGCTVVIMDVNGGIEYAVDGVNVLKVGKGDIQGARQAVKSLLDDDSLRNKLRQAGFDTVQNWTWDPAKKVLAELTSS; the protein is encoded by the coding sequence ATGAGTCAGACTGAACCGAATAAAAAAAAGGCGCTGGTGGCCTGTTCAAGGCTGGTGGATTTCGCGGGTGCAGAGATTGCCACCTTGGAAATTGCCACTACCTTGGCTGATCTTGGTTTTGATGTTGTGCTTGCTGCGCTTGAGGTCGGTGGCGCCATTGAGTCCGAATTAAACGCCGCTGGGATTTCCTATGTTGATTTATCAGTCACTCGCTTGAGTAATGCGAGTTTTGATTTTGTATGGCTAACGCATTACGTTGTCGTCTATCAATTATTCGCCCGGGATCGGATATCGGCGAAGAGCGGGTTTTATTCTTCGCTATCACACTTTGAGCCTCTCGAAAGTCCACCAGTCCCCAGTATCTTTTTCTCCCAGTATCTGGTCCACTCGCAAGAAAATTTTGAACACTTTTCTCAGAAATACCCTCAGTTTGTCGGAAGAGTCAGCATCTTTCCTAACTCCTCTCCGGAGGGGTATTTCCAGATGCCACGGCGCGCGATCTCCAGCACGCTTGAGTCAGTGTGCATTGTCTCAAATCATGCACCTGATGAAGTTCTTGAACTGGTCGGTTTACTTGAGGCGCGCGGAATTGACGTCGACATAATTGGTATTCAAGGCACACCTGAGCGGGTGACCCCGGAAGTTTTAGGCCGTTACAGTGCTGTTATAACCATCGGCAAAACAGTGCAGTATTGCTTGGCTGGAGGCGTGCCCGTTTATTGTTATGATCGTTTTAGCGGACCGGGTTGGATCACGCCAGCTGTCGTAGCCCAAGCCTCTGAGAGGAATTTTTCTGGTAGATGTACTCCGGTAAAGAAGTCGGCTTCACAAATTGTCGATGAATTGATTATAGGGTATCGTTCCGTTTTGGAGCAGTCCGAAGTACTTAAAAATATTGCCAACGAAAGATACTCACTCAAGAATAATGTAGCCAAGCTTATTGAGACTTTTGATCGGCTGCCTATGTGCGTAACTCTTTCGGAGACCGAGATTGAGGTTCTCTCCAAGGACTCAGAAACCTTTTGTTCGCAGCGCAATGTTATAAGAAACTACCAGGAAGTTGTTAAGAATTCTGAATTAAGGTTGAGCCTCCTCGCCAAATCGGAACATGAGAAAGAAATAAAGATGAATGAGATTAGTAAAGCGTTGGCCGATCGGGAAGCTCAAATTGATCTCGTTACTTCAACGCTCGCAGATTTCGAGGATAAAATTGCGCGGTTGACTAGCGTTTTAGGCAGTCGGGAGATGGATGTTGAATCGTTCAATATGATCCTCGCAAATCGAGAGGAAAAGAATGTTGCAACCTCAGCTGCCGTGACGGAGGTCACTGACCAGATTATTCTCGATCGTTATATTACTCAAAAGGAGTCGCAGATCTCCATTTTCAGTAAAGTCCTTTCCGAGCGAGAAGCAGAAGTTGCAAGATTGAACCAAGAGCTTTCTCTATTACGGCAGGAGTTAAAGCAGTCGCTGGAATCGAGTAAGTCCAATGCCAGCAGTACTGATGATCGGCTTGCTGAGCTGGAGCGTTGTCTGGCGTTGTCTCGTGAAGAGTTGCGAGCCGTTTTGAACTCCAATAGCTGGAAAATCACCTCTCCGGTTCGTCGTCTAGCAACAAAGTTTTCGCTGAAAATAGCGTATTTGAAATTGCTGGCCAGGAATTCTGTGTTTGTTCTGCGGCAAGAAGGAGTGTCGGCGTTTGTTCGTCGGACCGGCAGTTTTTTAGTACGTCGCAGACAGCGCAAGATCGCGTCTTCAGCGCTGGAGCGGTTTAGCCGGGAAAGAGATGTTTTGGGCGCGAATCCAGCGCCTCTGGTTTCATTTGTCATACCTATTTACGATCGGGTCGATGTACTGCGAGTCACTGTCAATTCAGCGCTTGCTCAGACGCAGCAGGTATTTGAAGTCATATTGGTCACTGACGGTTCGCCTGCCCAGACCATGGCGGTCGTGGAGGAATTTCGGAATAACCCTCTTGTAAGAATTTTTAGTTTCCCCACTAGTTCCGGAAACGCAGTGCGTGGCCGAAATAAGGGGATTCTCGAAGCCAAGGGTAAATATATTGCATTTCTGGATAGCGATGATATTGCAGCCCCTGATCGCTTGGAAGTATGCCTTCCAATTCTCGAGTCGGGTGTAGATGTCGTTTATGGCGGTTGGCGAGCACTGTTGGATGGTAGTCGTGAAATTGATGGACTCGTTAATGGTCAGGAGGTTTACAGTCCTGATTGTGATTTGAGCATGCTGGAAAAAGTCTGTGTTCCTTGCCAAAGTACGGTGATGGTAAGAAGAGAAGTACTTCTGAATACGGGGTTTCTGAAACACAAAATGGAGTACCGTGAGGACCACGAATTGTGGTTGCGCCTCGCTTACAATGGCGCGAAGTTCAAATCCGTTCCTCACGTATTGACTGATCTCCGATTGCATGCCGGGAATAATGAGCTGAATTTCAAGGATAATGACGGTCATTGGGAAACTCTGCTTAAAGAAGAGTATCGGAGAAAGGGGCCTGTGCCTAAAAAAATAGCCTTTTTACTCGCTGGGCTGGGTATTTCGGGTGGTGCTGCAGTTGTCCTGAAGCATGTAAGTCTGCTCATTGAGGAAGGTCACGATGCGTTCGTGATAGATTTGGGTGGCTACGGAGATATTCAATGGTTTGGGAACCCGGCAATTCGCGTATATACCATAAATGATATATACCAGTGTGGTGTCGATAACATCGATATGCTCTTCGCTACATTCTGGACGACAGTCGAATGGCTTGAGAAGATTCAAGCCAAGAGGAAACTGTATCTGGTGCAGTCTGATGAGCGTCTTTTTTATGATGATTATTTATTAAAAGAGCGCGTCGAACAGACTTATAAGAAGGATATTGAGTATGTCGGTATCGCGCAGTGGATTGTCGATTTTTTAAGATTGGAGTTTGGTCATTCTCCAGTCTACTTACCCAATGGTCTGGACCCGGCATTATTTTATCCAGATTCCCCTTTACAGGAAAAGAATCCCACGCGTTTGCGCGTATTGATTGAAGGACCTATTTCAGTCCCGTTCAAAGGTATGGCCGACGCTTATGCCGCCGTTAGCGGACTCGATTGCGACTTGTGGATAGTCAGCAGTGATGGCATGCCTGAACCGCATTGGCAACATGAGCGTTTCTTCCAGAAGGTGAAACAGGAAGACATGCGGAGAATATATTCGTCCTGTGATATTTTGCTGAAGATGAGCAAGATAGAGAGCTTTGCATATCCTCCACTTGAAGCCATGGCCTGCGGCTGCACGGTTGTCATCATGGATGTTAACGGCGGTATTGAGTATGCAGTTGATGGGGTGAACGTCTTGAAGGTCGGAAAGGGCGATATCCAGGGTGCGCGACAGGCTGTCAAGAGTTTGCTCGATGATGATTCGCTACGTAACAAGTTGAGGCAGGCCGGCTTCGATACCGTGCAAAATTGGACTTGGGACCCAGCGAAGAAAGTATTGGCCGAGTTGACATCATCTTGA
- a CDS encoding glycosyltransferase family 2 protein has product MEHPTPQALQLTHSVESPADGASAVEVAILLCTYNGRPFLKEQIESFIAQTHKNWTLYVSDDGSSDGTLAVFEEYRNLIAKNRIKIFTGPRTGFAQNFISLIRNDQIVADYFAFSDQDDIWFPDKLERSIDQLKLLPQNLPAMYCSRTRLIDENRNIIGYSPKFIRNPNFQNALIQSIAGANTMLINNSTRKLLNCIPADINIIAHDWLTYLLTSGCGGKVIYDIQPTLDYRQHSGNVIGANSGIKERIIRFGKVIDGQFRNWSDSNLKVLDCVETELTATSRKTINEFKQGRESNFFKRIYLLKKSGIYRQTLKGNISLCLAILFNKI; this is encoded by the coding sequence ATGGAGCACCCAACGCCGCAAGCCCTTCAACTGACTCACTCCGTGGAGTCCCCCGCCGATGGGGCGTCTGCTGTTGAAGTGGCCATTCTTCTCTGCACCTACAACGGGCGGCCATTTCTCAAAGAACAAATTGAGTCTTTCATAGCGCAAACCCATAAAAACTGGACGCTTTATGTGTCTGATGATGGATCCAGCGATGGCACACTCGCCGTGTTCGAAGAATACAGGAATCTTATTGCGAAAAATCGCATTAAAATATTCACCGGACCTCGCACCGGGTTTGCCCAAAACTTTATATCGCTTATCAGGAACGATCAAATAGTCGCGGATTATTTTGCTTTCAGCGATCAGGATGACATCTGGTTCCCGGACAAGCTGGAACGAAGTATTGATCAATTAAAGTTATTACCGCAAAACCTGCCAGCCATGTATTGTTCGCGCACTCGATTGATTGATGAGAATCGAAATATTATCGGCTATTCTCCGAAATTCATTCGAAACCCGAACTTTCAGAATGCATTGATTCAGAGCATCGCGGGTGCTAATACGATGCTTATAAACAATTCAACACGAAAGCTTTTGAATTGCATACCTGCAGATATCAACATCATTGCGCATGACTGGCTGACATATCTCTTAACCAGTGGTTGTGGTGGCAAAGTAATTTATGACATCCAACCAACACTGGACTATCGACAACATAGCGGTAACGTGATTGGCGCCAATAGCGGAATCAAGGAACGCATCATCAGATTCGGAAAAGTAATCGATGGACAGTTTCGCAATTGGAGCGATTCAAACCTCAAGGTACTCGACTGCGTAGAAACTGAATTAACAGCGACCAGTAGAAAAACGATTAATGAGTTCAAGCAAGGTCGTGAAAGCAATTTTTTTAAAAGAATTTATCTGTTAAAAAAATCCGGAATCTACCGGCAGACACTAAAAGGGAACATCAGCCTTTGTCTCGCAATTCTTTTTAACAAGATATAG